The Mus caroli chromosome 1, CAROLI_EIJ_v1.1, whole genome shotgun sequence genome has a window encoding:
- the Mrps14 gene encoding 28S ribosomal protein S14, mitochondrial, with product MRRRWLAGWADNMAASILGSLLRTFRQAVPPSASGQVRGYYVDWRMLRDLKRRKMAYEYADERLRINSLRKNTILPKDLQEMAGDEIAALPRDSCPVRIRNRCVMTSRPRGVKRRWRLSRIVFRHLADHGLLSGVQRAIW from the exons ATGCGGCGGCGGTGGTTGGCTGGCTGGGCAGACAACATGGCGGCGTCCATCCTAGGCTCGCTGCTGCGGACCTTCCGGCAG GCAGTTCCTCCATCAGCGTCAGGTCAAGTTCGAGGTTACTATGTAGACTGGAGAATGTTGCGTGATTTGAAGAGACGGAAAATGGCTTATGAATATGCAGATGAGAGGCTTCGGATCAATTCGCTCAGAAAGAATACCATTTTGCCAAAGGACCTTCAG GAAATGGCTGGTGATGAAATTGCTGCCCTTCCACGGGATAGCTGTCCTGTTAGAATCAGAAACCGGTGTGTTATGACATCTCGCCCACGTGGTGTTAAGCGTCGCTGGAGGCTTAGTCGCATTGTCTTCCGCCACTTAGCTGACCATGGGCTACTTTCTGGAGTCCAGCGAGCAATATGGTAA